CTCCGAGGTCGAGCCGGTCGAGCTGCTCGAGGTCCAGCTCTGCAACTCCACCGCGCCGTTCATCCTGATCAGCCGGCTCCGCCCCGCGATGGCCGCCGCCGCGGCCAAGCGCACCTACGTGGTGAACGTCTCCGCCATGGAGGGCGTCTTCAGCCGCGGCTACAAGGGCGCGGGCCACCCGCACACCAACATGGCCAAGGCCGCGCTGAACATGCTCACCCGCACCAGCGCCCAGGAGATGTTCGAGTCCGACGGCATCCTGATGACCGCCGTCGACACCGGCTGGATCACCGACGAGCGCCCGCACCCCGACAAGATGCGCCTCGCCGACGAGGGCTTCCACGCCCCCCTCGACCTGGTCGACGGCGCCGCTCGCGTCTACGACCCGATCGTGCGCGGCGAGGACGGCGAGGAGCTCTACGGCTGCTTCCTCAAGGACTACGCTCCGGCGAACTGGTAGTCCGCAGCTGCTGGTGGACGGCGTACGAGCCGGTGTCCGCTGCCGCGCGCACCCGCGTACCGCCGTCCACCAGCAGATCGGCCCCGGTCACCCACGCCGACTCGTCCGAGACCAGCCACAGCACCGCCCGCGCCACATCGCCGGGCTCGCCGATCCGGCCCAGCGGCATCCCGTCGGCGATCCGCCGCTCGGCGCCTTCCCAGACAAAGCGTGCCATCTCAGTACGTACGAGACCCGGTGAGACGGCGTTCACCCGTACCGTTGGGGCGAGTTCGCCGGCGAGCTGACGCGTGAGATGCAGCAGTGCCGCCTTGCTCGTGCCGTAGGCGCCGACCCGCGGGCCCACTCCGTGGGTGCCCTCGGTGCAGATGTTGACCACGGCCCCGCCGTGCTCGCGCATCCAGGCCCGCCAGGCGAGCTGCACCAGCCGCAGCGCCGCCTCCACATTCACCGCGAACGCCTGCCGCCACTCGTCGGGATCGGCATCCATCAGCGGACCGTAGGGCGCGTTCGTGGCGGCGTTGTTGACCAGAATGTCCGCCCGAACTCCCGCACGGCGAAGGCGGTGCAGCGATCGAGATGGGCCGGGTCGGCCACGCTGCCCGCGCAGCCCGCAGCCCGCCGCCCGCGCTCCCGCGTCCCGCAGCTCGGCAACGGCCGCTGTTACTCCATCCGGGTCCCGCGCGGTGACCACCACATCTGCCCCCGCCCCGGCCAGTGCTCCGGCGACGGCGAGGCCGATGCCACGGGAAGCCCCTGTCACCAGGGCTGTCCTGCCTTCGAGGCAGTTTTGCGCGGGCCCGGAAACCATCTGTGCACGATCCCACGAAGCCCCGTACAGGGAAAGATCGTTGGCCGGAATTGAGTTGGTTTACAGGAGATTTACAGGCCCCATCGAGCGGAGCTCTGCTCATTTGGTTACTCTGGGGTGAACGGACGCCACCAAAGGGCCCACGAAACCCCCTTGGCCGTCCTGGGACAGGTCTGCAACCAGGCTGCGGTCCCGCCCGACCACCGGCGCCACCGCGACCGAATTGCCCTTGTCCCAGTTGCGCGACACAGAGGAGTGCGCGGTGACATCAGATGTGAAGAAGCACGAGAAGCGACCGCCGGAACGCGGCGGCGAACGGGCCGGCCGGCCCGATGAACTC
This portion of the Streptomyces sp. NBC_01750 genome encodes:
- a CDS encoding SDR family oxidoreductase; the encoded protein is MTGASRGIGLAVAGALAGAGADVVVTARDPDGVTAAVAELRDAGARAAGCGLRGQRGRPGPSRSLHRLRRAGVRADILVNNAATNAPYGPLMDADPDEWRQAFAVNVEAALRLVQLAWRAWMREHGGAVVNICTEGTHGVGPRVGAYGTSKAALLHLTRQLAGELAPTVRVNAVSPGLVRTEMARFVWEGAERRIADGMPLGRIGEPGDVARAVLWLVSDESAWVTGADLLVDGGTRVRAAADTGSYAVHQQLRTTSSPERSP